In Hemibagrus wyckioides isolate EC202008001 linkage group LG21, SWU_Hwy_1.0, whole genome shotgun sequence, the following proteins share a genomic window:
- the ccdc3b gene encoding coiled-coil domain-containing protein 3, which yields MRATAAFVALLTLCVIAARGCQLPHDWRPQTEACRAELAEIIVFARVLAVHEDAHGGAYNYLPWQHEAGLFFSAEIELQCDQAWGSMLEVPAGSRFNVTGLGYFPCYSYSVVENNNYYFFLRMDENYNIIPHGVNFQDPIFPDTPENHRMFASLFQFSNCTAGTQVHTFTPEWEAQEDSRLLCSTVQKALFEEEEKVKTLSQKVKVLEKANNHLRDKVKNLKRLLRLAKRETKDQTVLLKQLHEPEPELPHPQQDTTQVQKPVNRKILPRKLKN from the exons CGCTGTGCGTGATCGCGGCGCGTGGATGCCAGCTTCCCCATGACTGGAGACCACAAACGGAAGCGTGCCGCGCGGAGCTCGCTGAGATCATAGTTTTCGCCAGGGTGCTCGCTGTTCATGAGGACGCGCACGGAGGCGCGTATAACTACCTGCCGTGGCAGCACGAAGCCGGACTCTTCTTCTCGGCTGAGATCGAGCTGCAGTGCGACCAGGCGTGGGGCAGCATGCTGGAGGTGCCCGCCGGCTCGCGCTTTAACGTCACCGGACTCGGCTACTTTCCATGCTACTCATACAGCGTGGTGGAGAATAACAACTACTACTTCTTCTTGAG GATGGATGAAAACTACAACATTATTCCTCATGGAGTAAACTTCCAGGACCCCATCTTCCCTGACACGCCGGAAAACCACCGCATGTTCGCCAGCCTCTTCCAGTTCTCCAACTGCACAGCTGGGACTCAGGTCCACACGTTCACCCCAGAGTGGGAGGCACAGGAGGACAGCCGG CTCCTGTGCTCCACGGTGCAGAAAGCTCTCtttgaggaagaggagaaggttAAAACTCTTTCTCAGAAGGTTAAGGTCCTCGAGAAAGCCAACAACCACCTGAGGGACAAAGTGAAGAACCTGAAGCGTTTGCTGAGACTGGCCAAACGGGAGACCAAGGATCAGACGGTGCTTCTCAAACAGCTACACGAGCCCGAACCAGAGCTTCCACATCCACAGCAAGATACCACCCAGGTTCAAAAACCTGTTAATCGGAAGATCCTGCCTAGGAAGCTCAAAAACTAG